A part of Candida albicans SC5314 chromosome 2, complete sequence genomic DNA contains:
- a CDS encoding uncharacterized protein (Ortholog of C. dubliniensis CD36 : Cd36_20540, C. parapsilosis CDC317 : CPAR2_104860, Candida tenuis NRRL Y-1498 : CANTEDRAFT_116071 and Pichia stipitis Pignal : PICST_32327), with protein sequence MIGRSSRDASHHNKKFRKSPITGTTSNSSQLSILKTPQLNLIAISSKDLLLTPIISTKSHFIDAYSKGKWNLSKVPCPPCMLNNGYMKPPESYNEPSRLNAVSQFIELPHWHEMTIFKRSLSKLRKTFQVPGVALSMIDNYKCHFKIETMLNTSYVPRCIAIDSHAILSQGYFLLLDATKDWRTRANPLVTSSPYIRFWCGVPLITSTQEVVGVLSIFDRFSKDNFNEENCSVLESASKEIMSLLETPLSEIMFKFSGYSARTNNTDFVYVNEDLKDLQKQIGRATSSKSSLVFEKDGSGGRYSQNNNYRFIKYGPSSIKSGVTSNELENEELSNALIKERDLWQFLFSVGSMKKAGSVLCRILATNYQFELVYILEIRIAEPYSIAKEFFPGHADNVEAESFQHFNKLTKRKNVHDEFMTRVIGFCGTNFTTQHFESSIHYKAFMSEFGIEYKNLRGNSFYNRGILLPFFRNNSVLVKKKSTVVDKRFSDVYLRSGGFLIALFSVNLYKDIDNDLVSNIFNHASTYRKIYICT encoded by the coding sequence ATGATTGGTAGAAGTTCCAGAGATGCAAGTCACCATAATAAAAAGTTCAGAAAACTGCCAATTACAGGAACTacttcaaattcttcacaGTTGAGCATTTTGAAAACACCACAGCTAAATTTAATAGCCATTTCATCTAAGGATTTGTTGTTAACACCCATTATACTGACCAAATCACACTTTATTGATGCTTATTCTAAAGGCAAATGGAATTTGTCCAAAGTCCCATGTCCTCCGTGCATGCTAAATAACGGTTATATGAAACCTCCAGAAAGTTATAATGAACCGTCAAGGTTAAATGCTGTATCACAGTTTATTGAATTACCACATTGGCATGAAATGACAATTTTTAAACGATCACTTTCAAAGTTGCGGAAAACATTTCAGGTACCAGGGGTTGCTTTGTCAATGATTGACAACTACAAGTGCCactttaaaattgaaaccatGTTAAATACTAGCTACGTGCCAAGATGCATCGCAATTGACTCACATGCCATACTCTCACAGGggtattttttattattggatGCCACAAAGGATTGGAGGACTCGAGCCAATCCATTGGTAACTAGTTCTCCTTATATCCGTTTTTGGTGTGGAGTTCCCTTGATCACATCCACCCAAGAGGTGGTTGGagttttatcaatatttgacAGGTTTTCAAAAGACAACTTTAACGAAGAGAACTGTTCCGTATTAGAATCTGCAAGTAAAGAAATCATGAGTTTGTTAGAAACCCCTTTGTCAGAAATAATGTTCAAATTCAGTGGATACTCTGCAAGAACTAATAATACAGATTTTGTGTATGTGAATGAAGACTTGAAAGACTTGCAAAAGCAAATTGGCAGAGCAACTAGCAGTAAATCTTCTTTGGTATTTGAGAAAGACGGTTCAGGGGGGAGGTACtcacaaaataataattatcgGTTTATAAAGTATGGTCCCAGTAGTATTAAACTGGGTGTCACCTCAAATGAACTTGAGAATGAAGAGCTTTCGAATGCACTTATCAAAGAAAGAGATTTGTGGCAATTCTTATTTTCAGTGGGATCCATGAAGAAAGCAGGTTCGGTGTTGTGCAGGATTTTGGCAACAAATTATCAGTTTGAATTGGTTTATATTCTTGAAATACGGATTGCCGAGCCGTATCTGATAGCAAAAGAGTTCTTTCCGGGTCATGCAGATAATGTGGAAGCAGAATCGTTCCAACactttaataaattgaccAAACGCAAAAACGTACATGACGAATTCATGACACGAGTTATTGGATTTTGTGGTACTAACTTTACCACGCAACATTTTGAAAGTTCTATTCATTACAAGGCATTCATGTCTGAGTTTGGGATAGAGTACAAGAATTTGAGAGGAAACTCTTTTTATAATCGAGGGATATTATTGCCATTTTTCAGGAACAATTCTGTACTtgttaagaaaaaaagtaCAGTGGTGGACAAGAGGTTTTCGGATGTTTATTTACGGAGTGGGGGGTTTCTTATTGCTTTGTTTTCTGTAAATTTGTACAAAGATATCGATAATGACTtggtttcaaatatttttaatcatGCCAGTACATatagaaaaatatatatatgtacaTGA
- the CSM3 gene encoding Csm3p (Putative subunit of a replication fork-pausing checkpoint complex) yields the protein MSYVMDETEEGINIDNTQHDLELDRDSSTQQPAQTHEDDGDLLGLDKPIKLKTRAKIAKVDNQRIFNHNGIPLLVKTHSKLLRTLKKNDKNFYSEPRSSISKSQKFEHEYENLSSVLQFYQLWCHGLFPKATFKDCIHLIRALGARSPQLRLYRRELIAAELHKLKVAKGIIADENQDAPSIPEEENTTDPSNEEWNSMHMSALVPGSSNKNGLFVDSNSNEDFETTNEVNAAASLADKDALSTDDKAEQTNAITSDTHNNDVDSDDPFSDDDDINIDAHTENLHPASGTQHQDRPKETTEENEDLELELMREYGA from the coding sequence ATGTCATATGTGATGGACGAAACAGAAGAAGGAATAAATATAGATAATACACAACATGATTTAGAACTTGATAGAGACTCCTCGACCCAACAGCCTGCACAGACACACGAAGATGATGGTGATTTGCTTGGGTTGGACAAACCAATCAAACTAAAAACGCGTGCCAAAATAGCTAAAGTTGATAATCAGAGAATTTTCAACCACAATGGTATACCCTTACTTGTGAAAACACATTCCAAATTGTTAAGAACACTTAAGAAGAATGATAAAAACTTCTATTCAGAACCAAGAAGctcaatatcaaaaagCCAGAAATTTGAGCACGAGTATGAGAACTTGAGTTCAGTATTGCAATTCTATCAATTGTGGTGTCATGGCTTGTTTCCAAAGGCAACTTTTAAAGATTGTATCCACTTAATTCGAGCACTCGGTGCTAGGTCACCACAACTCAGATTGTATAGAAGAGAATTAATAGCAGCCGAATTGCATAAATTAAAGGTTGCCAAGGGAATAATAGCTGATGAAAATCAAGACGCACCAAGTATCCCAGAGGAAGAGAATACAACGGATCCTAGTAATGAGGAATGGAATTCTATGCATATGTCAGCTTTAGTACCAGGTTCTTCAAACAAAAACGGTCTCTTTGTGGATTCTAACAGTAATGAAGActttgaaacaacaaatgaGGTGAATGCTGCTGCTAGTTTAGCGGACAAGGACGCTTTATCCACCGATGATAAGGCTGAACAAACAAATGCTATCACTTCCGACACACACAACAATGATGTCGACTCCGATGACCCTTTTAgtgacgatgatgatataaATATAGATGCTCATACTGAAAATTTGCATCCAGCTTCCGGTACACAACATCAAGACCGTCCCAAGGAAACAACCGAAGAAAATGAGGACTTGGAATTAGAACTAATGAGAGAGTACGGCGCATAA
- a CDS encoding putative polyadenylation protein (Ortholog of S. cerevisiae : YJR141W, C. glabrata CBS138 : CAGL0M00264g, C. dubliniensis CD36 : Cd36_20520, C. parapsilosis CDC317 : CPAR2_104880 and Candida tenuis NRRL Y-1498 : CANTEDRAFT_126860), translated as MYFSEYLPRLNSISVALDVQSGFNIDEINRISIAGELLSIELKNSPPIDVHLPCKASQASITGLKLANNTVSFGVKIHEKRLDSTVPFTDQAIEKWSCKDLSQTPKIGRNHKFIFVCKNCNSELIDSSQYDFKDMPSEQWYEMMDFWHCHKPENYEKHKKEYKGILKPDNKTIIIGSYYLLEKSNRNIVKIQDSITCNKCGQLLGEMFQGTLKIFKWCVELQFESGNAIHKEQYRPGLFIYNIILDKINFSAVRKFKIEVEAQSKFIWIMSLGLNVVIDGKICHNALKVLCADNVSKEESYETLDVPYPEVAKSFLNDIKTINSLMPVSMRSVSIGTDNYLISYLSYT; from the coding sequence atgtattttTCAGAATACTTGCCACgtttaaattcaatatcagTAGCTCTAGATGTCCAAAGTGGTTTCAACattgatgaaataaatCGAATTAGTATTGCTGGAGAATTGCTCTCCATTGAGCTAAAAAACAGCCCACCTATTGACGTTCATCTACCATGTAAAGCTTCACAAGCAAGCATAACAGGATTGAAGTTAGCAAATAACACCGTATCATTTGGAGTCAAAATACATGAAAAACGACTTGACTCTACTGTACCGTTTACTGATCAAgctattgaaaaatggtcATGTAAAGACCTTTCACAAACTCCGAAAATAGGTAGAAATCATAAATTCATATTTGTATGTAAGAATTGCAACagtgaattgattgattcaTCTCAGTATGATTTTAAAGATATGCCATCAGAACAATGGTATGAGATGATGGATTTTTGGCACTGCCACAAGCCAGAGAACTACGAGAAGCATAAGAAAGAATACAAAGGTATACTAAAACCAGACAATAAAACTATTATCATCGGCTCTTACTATCTACTAGAGAAATCTAACAGGAACATCGTCAAAATTCAAGACTCAATCACTTGCAACAAATGTGGTCAACTACTTGGTGAAATGTTTCAGGGtactttgaaaatttttaaatggTGTGTCGAGCTACAGTTTGAGAGTGGAAATGCTATCCATAAAGAGCAGTACCGTCCTGgattgtttatttataatatcaTTTTGGATAAAATCAACTTTTCTGCTGTGAGGAAATTCAAAATAGAAGTTGAAGCTCAAAGTAAATTTATCTGGATTATGAGCCTAGGCTTAAATGTGGTGATTGATGGGAAAATATGTCATAATGCACTCAAAGTACTATGTGCGGACAATGTGTCTAAAGAAGAATCTTATGAAACTTTGGATGTGCCGTATCCAGAAGTTGCAAAGCTGTTTTTGAATGATATAAAGACCATAAACAGTTTAATGCCGGTTTCTATGAGAAGTGTATCAATTGGTACtgataattatttaattagtTATCTAAGCTACACCTAA
- a CDS encoding uncharacterized protein (Ortholog of C. dubliniensis CD36 : Cd36_20490, C. parapsilosis CDC317 : CPAR2_104180, Candida tenuis NRRL Y-1498 : CANTEDRAFT_116074 and Debaryomyces hansenii CBS767 : DEHA2F05148g) — translation MSGSSRSLLKAIETLFLDWPDDEKQKEHRQNLDEVMTQYLDKHNNLATLLSTTSMNDELYVIYDKYIKPSEDILREYVFLDILKEVSSVFNIDEINLWLRTYLKPALDSAGYFSQFVDKARDLIRKIAINYLQTNDESLNFERGRIGSIVMHQIMEIYLNNNKRLEYLNLEPNDSQSYQERVRFIKFNCLNLLQEYGLKHISNYTKLLDQHLKDPTERLETLNLFSKLVATQSSQVSYIIESDLFSDLLKCLLYDFNDASVFASATVLVMLIPQVSTKLGQHLPDLFAIYLRLVNWHELNKYVTNRYELFMNYMSEDFLSWKIDNTGKEAHATEIIFDWQYYGTLLYGLFVLNFIEFSAAPLKYLQQHKPKLITLVLLEGIEANIEHATKMESFAIAKSKEFLQSLLLHPKMISLDTSQQRELEAPVEWILQQNTGSISSEDIAISCLSLNPHIMADEAFKRNNIPHDLWFSKRDSVSQNESHHLLSRNSSLAGPMYINVKESHTNKLLSQQAINGRKMSIIPTNLMIEDDSNNGVKFKEVKFSDDNISDADISFNGGSSDNIMGNSSLSLRNFQENHKTTDPIPELLSTHEKLYAKQGDNDSSYNDDKKSVNNFINDKGKYELRLSRPISSPTTNVETSSVFKASPLSNGVKNNADTVTLNSVNIPKTISGTAIDFYQRELLLYKNELEFSSYMKHLNKFYYLKLKQNKQQETVEARVDTKYESLKVVLDETKEKLTKLSTDHDEEKKILIKRLEDLNLEKEKLTRELNDTISKTSSDLSKYDLLIKDVIPTKDYEIENLKLKLSALEEKLKERPEEMHTTDSETTTQSHVEVDATVYDLRTKLQLVNEKYNQTAQELKSSNEAYDKMVKKYEEKLKTSKLNLHENLNSFTKENEKKIQDLLTTILKYENLLEEKNSKILQLSSSKPISIPIGTPRPSTSSNKSSRHDSYDPIFSSSAYSPSQLLQQQQQQQPSPHHHHSGNDITAIQHSTPMGQLSSSYFPPQPIRNNSAPITSTPAASQQAIPIIRGRGGYQKRSKKLM, via the coding sequence ATGTCAGGGTCATCAAGGTCCCTTCTTAAGGCCATAGAAACGTTATTCTTAGACTGGCCCGACGATGAAAAACAGAAAGAGCACCGTCAAAATTTAGATGAGGTAATGACCCAGTATTTGGACAAGCATAATAACTTGGCAACGCTTCTACTGACAACTAGTATGAACGATGAATTGTACGTAATATATGATAAATACATAAAACCATCTGAAGATATATTACGTGAATATGTGTTTCTTGATATACTCAAAGAAGTCCTGTCAGtttttaatattgatgaaattaatttgtGGCTACGAACATATTTGAAACCAGCGTTGGATAGTGCAGGATACTTTTCACAATTTGTCGATAAAGCAAGAGATCTTATTAGGAAAATAGCTATCAACTATTTGCAAACAAATGACGAGAGTCTAAACTTTGAAAGAGGAAGAATTGGAAGTATAGTCATGCACCAGATCATGGAGATTTacctcaacaacaataaaaggCTAGAATATCTAAACTTGGAACCGAATGATAGCCAGTCATATCAAGAGAGGGTGCGgtttattaaattcaacTGCTTAAATTTGCTTCAAGAGTATGGGTTGAAGCATATATCTAATTACACTAAATTACTAGATCAACATTTGAAGGATCCAACTGAAAGATTAGAaactttaaatttattCCTGAAATTAGTTGCTACACAAAGCTCGCAGGTCTCGtatattattgaatcaGATTTGTTTTCAGATCTATTGAAATGCCTTCTATATGATTTTAATGATGCATCAGTTTTTGCTTCGGCCACTGTGTTGGTGATGCTAATACCACAAGTTAGTACTAAACTTGGTCAACACTTACCGGACTTATTTGCCATCTATTTGAGGTTAGTTAACTGGCATGAGCTAAACAAATATGTAACAAACCGTTATGAATTGTTTATGAATTACATGAGTGAAGATTTCTTGTCGTGGAAAATCGATAATACAGGGAAAGAAGCACACGCGACTGAAATCATATTTGACTGGCAATATTATGGGACTTTGTTGTATGGGCTATTTGTCTTGAACTTTATCGAATTTTCAGCAGCCCCGTTGAAGTATTTGCAACAGCataaaccaaaattaaTCACTTTGGTGTTGCTCGAGGGAATTGAAGCCAACATCGAACATGCAACCAAAATGGAATCTTTTGCCATCGCAAAGAGTAAAGAGTTTTTACAATCTTTATTGTTACATCCAAAGATGATCAGTTTAGATACTTCTCAACAACGTGAACTTGAAGCTCCCGTTGAATGGATTCTACAACAAAACACAGGGTCGATTTCTTCGGAAGATATAGCTATTTCATGTTTGAGTTTAAACCCACACATTATGGCCGATGAAGCTTTCAAGAGAAACAACATACCTCATGATCTTTGGTTTTCAAAGCGTGACTCAGTCAGTCAGAATGAATCACATCATCTACTCTCAAGGAACTCATCATTGGCTGGTCCAATGTATATCAATGTTAAGGAGAGTCATACAAACAAACTTCTATCACAACAAGCCATAAATGGCAGAAAAATGTCTATAATACCTACAAACTTGATGATTGAAGATGATTCCAACAATGGAGTTAAATTCAAAGAAGTCAAGTTTAGCGACGACAACATTTCTGATGCAGATATATCATTCAATGGTGGACTGTCTGATAATATCATGGGCAACTCCTCATTATCACTTCGAAACTTTCAGGAGAATCACAAAACAACGGACCCTATTCCGGAGTTACTATCTACAcatgaaaaattatatgCAAAACAAGGAGACAATGATTCGTCTTATAATGACGATAAGAAGTCTGtaaacaattttattaatgacAAGGGAAAATACGAACTAAGATTGTCTCGACCAATTTCATCACCAACCACAAACGTGGAGACATCAAGTGTGTTCAAAGCATCACCACTTTCAAATGGAGTGAAAAATAATGCCGACACAGTTACCTTAAACTCTGTGAATATTCCTAAAACTATTAGCGGAACTGCGATCGATTTTTACCAGAGAGAGTTATTATTGTACAAAAATGAGTTAGAATTTTCAAGCTACATGAAACATTTGAACaagttttattatttgaaattaaagcaaaataaacaacaagaaactGTCGAAGCAAGAGTTGATACTAAATATGAGAGTTTAAAAGTTGTATTGGATGagacaaaagaaaagttgACAAAATTATCCACTGATCATGAcgaggaaaagaaaatattgattaaaaGATTGGAAGATTTGAACTtggagaaagaaaaattgaccAGAGAGCTCAATGACACCATCAGCAAGACATCTTCTGATTTACTGAAGTATGATCTATTAATAAAGGATGTTATACCCACCAAAGATTATgagattgaaaatttaaaattgaaattatcagcattggaagaaaaattgaaagagaGACCTGAAGAAATGCATACCACAGATAGTGAGACCACAACTCAGTCACATGTAGAAGTTGATGCTACCGTCTACGACTTGAGAACAAAGTTGCAACTTgtcaatgaaaaatataaccaAACTGCACAGGAGCTTAAATCATCCAATGAAGCCTATGATAAGATGGTTAAAAAGTACGAAGAAAAGCTAAAAacttcaaaattgaatcttcACGAAAACCTAAATTCGTTCACCAAAGAAAacgaaaagaaaattcaaGACCTATTGACCACTATATTGAAATATGAGAATCTTCTTGAAGAGAAAAACTCAAAAATATTACAGTTGTCTTCATCAAAGCCAATTTCCATACCTATTGGCACACCAAGGCCAAGCACCAGCAGCAACAAGCTGTCGAGACATGACTCGTATGATCCTATATTTAGTTCGTCGGCTTATTCACCTTCACaactactacaacaacaacaacaacaacagccaTCGCCtcaccatcatcattcTGGTAATGACATTACTGCTATACAGCATTCTACTCCTATGGGACAACTATCAAGTAGTTATTTCCCACCACAACCTATCCGCAATAATTCTGCACCTATTACAAGTACTCCAGCTGCCTCACAGCAAGCAATTCCAATTATAAGAGGCAGAGGTGGTTATCAAAAGAGATCTAAGAAATTAATGTGA
- a CDS encoding exopolyphosphatase (Exopolyphosphatase, hydrolyzes inorganic polyphosphate (poly P) into Pi residues; Spider biofilm repressed): MSIKSYLTNLRQQLKSKSLNSPLTVVTGNQSADMDSVVSALTFAYFSNLHSKQYIIPLINIPRRDLKLRRDIVTLLDYYSITEDLLFFVEDFQNIVKESDQILINLVDHNNIQGDELHEAFGAGKLKVVGIIDHHEDEGQFVESQPRIIRTCGSNSSLVFNYFYNEFFKSNTSKFLETQLEAIKLLLGPLLIDTSGMTQKVEEPDTEAFSIYQKALEGDEKFIQLFANSGDKDPYTNYYSTLKAAKKDVSGFKFVDLLRKDYKQFTFDSGDRVGFSSVTKAFKWIVANYSKEEIGKTLIKTLEENNIDLLIIGTHFTRKDNDKYTREFGYYYKKSENEKFNNLHNLAETKLQLNNEVYGADKIVSTVETLSSHGNFKVFNQGNISASRKQVVPIVKEILEN; encoded by the coding sequence ATgtcaattaaatcatacTTAACAAATTTAAGACAACAATTGAAGTCCAAGTCCTTGAACTCCCCACTTACCGTTGTCACTGGTAATCAGTCAGCTGACATGGATTCAGTTGTTAGTGCTTTAACTTTTGCttatttttccaatttgcATAGTAAACAGTACATAATTCCATTGATTAATATCCCTAGAAGAGACTTGAAATTAAGAAGAGATATAGTAACGTTATTAGATTACTATTCTATAACCGAGgatcttttgttttttgtaGAAGATTTTCAAAACATTGTCAAGGAATCAGATCAaatattgatcaatttggttgatcacaacaacatccAAGGAGATGAACTACACGAAGCATTTGGAGCCGGAAAACTTAAAGTGGTAGGAATTATTGACCACCATGAGGATGAAGgacaatttgttgaatcGCAACCAAGAATTATACGTACTTGTGGGTCAAACTCCAGTTtagttttcaattatttttacaATGAATTCTTTAAAAGTAATACCTCAAAATTCTTAGAAACTCAACTTGAAGCTATAAAGTTATTGTTGGGACCGTTGCTCATTGACACTTCCGGTATGACTCAAAAAGTCGAAGAACCAGATACGGAAGCCTTTTCCATTTACCAAAAAGCATTAGAAGgagatgaaaaatttatacaGTTGTTTGCAAATTCTGGAGATAAAGATCCATACACCAACTACTATTCTACTTTAAAGGCAGCTAAGAAAGATGTCTCAGGattcaaatttgttgatcTTTTGCGTAAGGACTACAAACAATTTACATTTGATAGTGGTGACAGAGTTGGGTTCAGTTCAGTCACTAAGGCATTCAAATGGATTGTGGCCAATTACTCCAAGGAAGAAATCGGAAAAACATTGATCAAAACACTTGAAGAGaacaatattgatttattgattattggaACTCATTTCACTCGGAAGGACAATGACAAGTACACAAGAGAATTCGGTTACTATTACAAAAAGCTGGAAAAcgaaaaattcaacaatttgcACAATTTGGCAGAAACAAAATTGCAACTCAATAATGAAGTTTATGGAGCCGACAAGATTGTATCAACAGTTGAAACCTTAAGCAGCCACGGTAACTTCAAAGTATTTAACCAAGGAAATATAAGTGCGTCAAGAAAGCAAGTTGTTCCAATTGTAAAGGAGATTCTTGAAAATTGA
- the PMT4 gene encoding dolichyl-phosphate-mannose-protein mannosyltransferase (Protein mannosyltransferase; required for WT cell wall composition and virulence in mice; roles in hyphal growth and drug sensitivity; one of 5 family members; Axl2 a substrate; Spider biofilm repressed; Bcr1-repressed in RPMI a/a biofilm), with product MSQTLKKRGGNSSGRKSPTTSNIEFDDKKTEFDLNAIVPPKEPEYKYLAALTLVTLLAIYTRFTKLGTPNKVVFDEVHFGKFASYYLERTYFFDLHPPFAKLLIAFVGWLIGYDGKFKFEAIGDSYIENNVPYIAYRSLSAIQGAAIVPIMFLTMKTLGFSVAACLFSSIIVCFDNAQVTDSRLILLDATLILSVALTIFSYSKFSTFRKQSFSSKWWTWLLATGVSLSCVISTKYVGVFTYLTIGIAVIHELWILLDYRKGLTLQEFAKHFFARLWALIIVPFCIYLYWFYLHFAILTRSGPGDAFMSSEFQETLLESPLAAHSKPVQYFDQITIKHKDTGAFLHSHQHEYPLRYEDGRISSNGQQVTCVVQENAANDPNNQWEIVPTSEGANKGTKVYTNDIVRFRHVGTGGYLLTHDVASPLKPTNEEFTVVYDDVAQQRYNETLFRLRLHVPGSNPKKEKNKKEIKTLATDLRILHVDTVVAMWTHNDELLPEWAFNQQEVSGNKKIPDKDNIWNFDLITNLQSTDPRNQYVPKKVKTLPFLRKWWELQMLMFHHNNQLSSEHPFATQPGEWPLALSGVSFYNDNTEKKQIFFIGNIIGFWLEVCFLSIYIGILLADQITRRRNVHVLSDRARSRLYNTLGFLFVGWAAHYLPFFLMNRQKFLHHYLPAHLVAALFSGGLVEFICSNNSARPNGKPVGVNKYKIIAVVAACSTAIIWFFFYFRPLTYGDVYLTPEEVKARQWLDIKLHYGK from the coding sequence ATGTCACAGACTTTAAAAAAGAGAGGCGGTAATAGCAGCGGCAGGAAATCGCCAACAACTTCTAacattgaatttgatgataaGAAAACTGAGTTCGATTTGAATGCAATTGTTCCTCCAAAAGAACCAGAGTATAAATACTTGGCAGCTCTAACTTTGGTAACCCTTCTAGCAATTTACACTAGATTCACAAAACTAGGCACTCCAAATAAAGTTGTTTTTGATGAAGTCCATTTTGGTAAGTTTGCGTCCTACTATTTAGAACGTACttatttctttgatttgCACCCACCTTTTGCCAAATTGTTAATTGCATTTGTTGGGTGGCTTATTGGCTACGATggtaaatttaaatttgaagCCATTGGTGACTCTTacattgaaaataatgttCCATATATTGCATACAGATCTTTACTGGCTATTCAAGGTGCCGCAATTGTCCCAATTATGTTTTTAACCATGAAAACTTTAGGGTTCTCCGTTGCAGCTTGTTTGTTTTCTAGTATAATTGTGTGCTTTGATAACGCCCAAGTCACTGATTCaagattgattttgttaGATGCTACATTAATTCTCAGTGTTGCATTGACTATATTTTCGTATTCCAAGTTTTCAACATTTAGAAAACAGTCATTTTCTTCGAAATGGTGGACCTGGTTGTTAGCCACAGGGGTATCTTTATCATGTGTTATCTCCACGAAATACGTTGGTGTTTTCACATATCTTACCATTGGTATTGCTGTTATTCACGAATTATGGATCTTGTTAGATTATAGGAAAGGGTTGACTTTGCAAGAATTTGCAAAACACTTTTTTGCCAGATTATGGGCTCTTATAATTGTTCCATTCTGCATTTATTTGTATTGGTTCTACTTACATTTTGCCATTTTGACTAGATCTGGCCCAGGTGATGCATTCATGTCTAGTGAATTTCAAGAAACTTTGTTGGAGTCGCCATTAGCTGCTCACTCCAAACCAGTGCAAtattttgatcaaattaCTATCAAGCACAAAGATACTGGTGCATTTTTGCACTCACACCAACACGAGTATCCATTGCGTTACGAGGATGGAAGAATTTCTTCCAATGGACAACAAGTTACTTGTGTAGTACAGGAAAATGCTGCCAATGATCCAAACAACCAATGGGAAATAGTTCCAACTCTGGAAGGAGCCAACAAAGGCACCAAAGTTTACACAAATGACATTGTCAGATTTAGACACGTTGGTACCGGTGGTTATTTATTAACTCACGATGTGGCTTCACCTTTGAAACCAACCAATGAAGAGTTTACTGTTGTTTATGACGACGTTGCCCAACAACGTTACAATGAGACATTATTTAGATTGAGATTGCATGTTCCAGGTTCAAAcccaaagaaagaaaagaataaaaaagagATCAAAACGTTAGCAACTGACTTGAGAATTTTACATGTTGATACTGTGGTAGCTATGTGGACCcataatgatgaattattacCAGAATGGGCTTTCAACCAACAAGAAGTCAGTggtaataaaaaaatcCCAGATAAGGACAATATTTGGAATTTCGATTTGATCACCAATTTGCAAAGCACCGATCCAAGAAACCAGTATGTTCCTAAAAAAGTCAAGACTTTACCATTTTTAAGAAAGTGGTGGGAATTACAAATGTTAATGTTCCATCATaacaatcaattatcaTCAGAACATCCATTTGCAACACAACCTGGTGAATGGCCTTTGGCATTATCTGGGGTTTCCTTCTACAACGACAACACCGAGAAAAAACagattttctttattggAAACATCATTGGGTTCTGGTTAGAAGTTTGTTTCTTGTCGATTTATATCGGTATTTTATTGGCTGATCAAATAACACGTCGTCGTAACGTACACGTGTTAAGCGACAGAGCAAGATCAAGATTGTACAACACTTTGggatttttgtttgttggcTGGGCTGCCCATTACTTGCCATTCTTCTTGATGAACCGTCAAAAGTTTTTGCATCATTACTTACCAGCACACTTGGTGGCTGCATTGTTTTCTGGTGGACTTGTTGAATTCATTTGCTCCAACAACTCAGCTAGACCAAATGGCAAGCCTGTTGGGGTCAACAAGTACAAGAttattgctgttgttgctgcttGTTCTACTGCTATTATCtggttcttcttctatttcAGACCGCTTACTTATGGTGATGTTTACTTGACTCCTGAGGAAGTTAAAGCTAGACAATGGTTAGACATCAAGTTGCATTATGGTAAATAA